The proteins below are encoded in one region of Aeromonas veronii:
- the dhbA gene encoding 2,3-dihydro-2,3-dihydroxybenzoate dehydrogenase encodes MTFDFRGKRVWVTGAGRGIGREVAEQFVAAGASVVGLDLAFPYTDYPFATRVLDMRDSGAVNACCEQLLADGGLDVLVNGAGVLRLGPTEALSDADWDDCLAVNASGVFYLLRALVPHFKEERRGAIVTIGSNAAHVPRMQMAAYCASKAAVTSLTQTVGLELAPFGVRVNLVSPGSTDTEMLRGMLPDEGAMARTIAGLPDQFKLGIPLRKIATAQEIAHSVLFLASDLASHITLQDLVVDGGATLSA; translated from the coding sequence ATGACCTTCGATTTTCGTGGCAAACGGGTCTGGGTAACCGGGGCAGGGCGCGGCATCGGGCGCGAGGTGGCCGAGCAGTTCGTGGCCGCCGGCGCCTCCGTGGTGGGGCTGGATCTGGCCTTCCCCTATACCGATTACCCCTTCGCCACCCGGGTGCTCGACATGCGTGACTCGGGGGCGGTCAACGCCTGTTGTGAACAGCTGCTGGCGGACGGCGGGCTGGACGTGCTGGTCAATGGCGCCGGGGTGTTGCGCCTCGGCCCCACCGAAGCCCTGAGCGATGCCGATTGGGATGACTGCCTCGCGGTCAACGCCAGCGGCGTCTTCTACCTGCTGCGGGCCCTGGTGCCCCACTTCAAGGAAGAGCGGCGCGGCGCCATCGTCACCATAGGCTCCAACGCCGCCCATGTGCCGCGCATGCAGATGGCGGCCTACTGCGCCTCCAAGGCGGCGGTCACCAGCCTGACCCAGACGGTGGGGCTGGAGCTGGCCCCCTTCGGGGTGCGGGTCAACCTGGTGTCGCCGGGCTCGACGGACACCGAGATGTTGCGCGGCATGCTGCCGGATGAAGGGGCCATGGCCCGCACCATTGCGGGGCTGCCGGATCAGTTCAAGCTCGGCATACCACTTCGCAAGATTGCGACGGCGCAAGAGATAGCCCACAGCGTCCTCTTCCTGGCTTCCGATCTGGCCAGCCATATCACTCTGCAGGATCTGGTCGTCGACGGCGGCGCCACCCTGAGCGCCTGA